The DNA window AACAATAGAAGATGTCATGCTAGACATGATCAGGGCAATGGTGGTATTGACTATTGGAGAAATGATCTCAGATGAAATacacctaatccatataggtggagagagtgacAGTGATGACAGTGATACTGAAATAGTGAATGCTATTAGAAGAAATGTGCCCGATGTGGATCCAACAGATATCATTCTCCCAATTTTCCCTTCTAATGatgattcagaggaagaagaagataggaaTGAGTATcacttaatccatataggtggagagaATGATAGTGATACTGAAGAAATTTGTGTAATAGTGAATGCTATTAGAGGAAATGTACCCGATGGGGATCCAACATATATCATTCGCCCAATCTTTCCCTCTGACAATGATTCAGAGGAGGAGGAATACGAGGATGAAGATATAGAAGGTGATCAAGAATCAGGAAATGAAGATCTAGAAGGAGATCTTGTtgaaaaagacaaagaaaatgaagatctagaggaGGAATTTGGTGAAGAAAACGAAGATAATCAAGATTCAGAAAGTGcatattttgaatttgagtttgaagaggacaatgaagaagagaatcccTCCTGTGACAATGTACTATACTTACTGAATCAAATGTGTGAAGATATGTTAGTAACTGAGAAAGTGTTGAGGAAAGTGGCAGTCCGACAAGAAACTGTCTAAGAAGTCCGTGAAAATCTTAAGGTTAATTTCGAGGATGACATTATTCAAATAGTTAAAGCCCAGGCTATTGACATTTGGGGGGGTCCTCTAAGCCCACTATCTGCATATGAAGAAAGGATTGAAGTACCTATGGTAGGCATGATTGGTGATATAAACAAGGAAGATGAGAATAAATACCACTATAATATTCTCTACAAAAAAAGGCCTGAAAAATCCAATAAAGTGATGGCCACTAGAAGTGGGGAAGACTACAAAGCCAAGGGGTTCATAGTGGAACAACCATCTGTCACGGAGACAGGGCAGTGTAGCAGGCAGCCACAGCctgagaatcaagtattgagccAGTTGAAGAAGGTACAGGCCAATGTTTCCATTTGGGGGTTGTTAATGGCATCTCCTGCCCATAGGGAAGTTGTAGTAAAGTCCCTCACCAGTGTGCAAGTACCCATAGAGATGGATCCATCGCGATTATCTCAAATTGTGGGAGCCACATATGTTTTTCAGGCATTAATGTTCTCTAATATATACTTATCTCCAACAATTATCAAGCATACTAGAGCTCTGTTCATCACGATGGAATGCAATATGAATACAGTGCCTCAGGTCCTTATTGACAATAGATCAGATCTGAATGTTTTACCCCTGAGAGCTGCCACATGTATAGGCTTTAATCCAGATCAATTCAAACCCTTGGCTCAGATCATTAAGGCTTACAACAATACTAGAAGAAATGTTGTCAGAATTCTCACAACAATGGTGACAATAGAGCAGCTGAGTTCTGTGTTGAATTCTAAGTGATAGATATCCCAGCTTCCTTCAACATGCTTTTGGGTCATCCGTGGCTTCATAAAGCAGGGGGAGTGTCATCTACTCTAcaccagaaagtaaaatttatctatgatGAGAAGGTAATTACTATTTCTGGAGATCCTCAGTTAGTCAACACATTGGCTAATATTGAAGTtggaaaaacccaaaaacaagaGGTGTGTCTAAGAGGCTTTGAACTAGAAAAGGTTTGTGCTTCTGTTGTGGAAGAGCCAATGAAGGAGAACATTCTAATGTCCTATGAGGGCATGTGGAATACCACTATTGGTCGAATGATGAAGCAGATGCATTATTTTCCTAggatgggattgggaaaatAACAGCAAGGACCCACAAGGTTGCCTGAATTCCCTCACACTGCAGGAATAcatggtttggggttttctcaaaaggaagaacaaaagatgtTAGAAGGTATaaggaggggccgaggtggagcaagaGCCTATCAAggtttgaaaatcaaaaaatgCTTATAAtggcaagaaaggaatcctCTTGCAAGAAAATGGTTGCGAATTATCCAATCTTAGAAAGGTACTTTGTAAAGGTAGCAGAAGGTTTTCCCAGTTGTGTGGATCTTGACTTTCAAcctaagaaagaagcaaagaaagtaGATTCTAAGTTCAAAGTCATCTATCAATATCAGATTGATTGGATCACCTATGAGCTGGAACGTCTGCCATTTAAGGAGGATGGTAAAGATAATGGTATTAATGACGTCTTTGAGATAGATGTGATTACCACAACTGAAGAAGAATCTACAGTTAACCCTGCATTCCTAATTCAATCATCACAGATTCTTAAGCCTCGTCTTACCCTGAAAGAAGTTTGGCAGCATAAATTAAGAGCTACCTAGCATCTCAATCTTCCAATCAAGGTACGTGCTCATATCTGTTCTTGCCTACAGAAGATGTATCTGGAGGAGCTGAGAAAGGGGTAATATCGCTCTTTTTATGGGAGCAGCTCATATGctagaaagagaagagctagAAGGATGAATATCTGCCCTTATTGTGCTAGGAGCAACTGCAATGGTTACATCAGAGATGGAGGTCAACGGTGTGGCTGTGGCAAGGGGATTGCCTCACATAAAAGGCTTGAGAAGTTAGATTTTCTGGAGCGAGGACTGAATAGCCTAGGGCTAGGGGCATCCCTCAGAAAATTCGGGTTTACAgatcatgagattgatcaacttgtTTTTACCACAAAAAGTGCCAAGAGTAGGCAAGCTGAATCTGAACTCTTCTGCCAAGAAAAATTGGGGCATCTTCAGCTCCATGAAGGTGAAAGCAGTGGTGTCAACAAGACCTTTGAGGTAGATGTTATTGCCACTAAAGAGATAAAGGAGTGACCAATGCCATACCTACTAATTCATCTAGCCCACAAACCACTGCTCAATTGGACCAATGCAGGATATGACTTCAAGCTCACTAAGACTCAGAGTCCAATCAGTTCTAAAATCACCACATAGTACACTGAAGATTCTCTTGCTATTGTTGAGTCTCCTTTTATTTGTACTTTTTCTGAATTTCTTTCTGTTAATGAAATTCCACGCTTTCAATATGTTGAGTCTGTAGCCTTTCCAGCTGtcaatgaaaattctgatttcaagtacgatttgtctctttctgatgatgatcttaacaaaataactgatgaatatcatgaattgttaaaacaatctaaagaaaaaagagctaaaTCTATGAGTGAAGACACTCGACTCATTAATTTAGGATCCGATCAATgccctaaaaaaattaaaattggtgcaACCCTGAATAAAGAAGAAACCTCAACAATGGCTAGTCTGTTAAAAGAATTTGTAGAGGTTTTCGCTTGGTCCTATGAAGACATGCCTGGCATTGACCCAAAAATAGTACAACATCGACTCCCTACGTATCCAGATGCGAGGTCAATCAAACAAAAGGCTAGATGAATGCGGcctgaatggagtgaaaagattagagaagtaattaagcaatggaatgcagcaTTTTAACAAGTCATAAAGTACCCtcattggttggccaatattgttccagttccaaagaaatatggaaaagtcaaaatgtgtgtggatttcagagatttgaataaagtcAGTCCTAAAGATaactttcctttgcctcatattgatgtattgattGATAGTATGGTAGGACATGCCTTattgtcattcatggatgggtttcCAGGATACAACCAGATCAGCATGCATCCTGAAAATATAGAAAAGACTGCTTTCACCACCCCTTGGGAAACTTATTGCTATTAGGTAACGCCATTTGGTCTAAAGAATGCTGTAGCCACCTATCAAAGGGCCACTACCACTATTTTGCATGACATAATTCACAAGGAAGTAGAAGTCTACGTCGATGATATGATTTTCAAATCTATCGACAGACAGGGACATATCCCGGCACTAAGgaagttttttgaaagaatcaagaaatttcaattacgattgaaccctcaaaagtgtgtgtTCAGAGCAAaggcaggaaagttgttaggctttcttgtaagtgaaagaggtataGAAGTGGACCCTATCAAGATTATAGCAATTAGAGACATGCCtgcacctcagactgagaagcaaatacgaggattcctTGGTCACATTCAATACATCAGCGGTTTCATATCCCAATTGACCTCTATCTGTGAACCATTGTTCAAAttattgaagaaggatcagcacACACGATGGAATTCCCAatgtcaagaagccttcgacaaAGTCAAGGAATACTTGTTAAATCCACCGGTTCTTATGCCACCAATAAAGGGGaaaccacttctgttatatcTGTCAGTAGGACAATTCTCAATGGGATCCATGTTAGCTCAGAAAGATAAGGTAAAAGGAGTAGAATAGGCTATCTACTATTTgagcaagaaattcttggaatatgaaatttgatatacatcattagaaaagaCTTGCACAGCTCTTATTTGGGCAACAAgaaggttgcgacactatatggtggcATATCCAATTCGCTTGTTTTCCAGAATGGATCCTATTAAGTATTTGTTCGAAAAGCCTACACTCACTGGCAGAATGGCAAGGTGGTTGCTATTACTCTCAGAATTTGACATTACATATGTCAATCAAAAGCCTATCAAAGGCAAAGCAATTGCAGATCACTTGTCTGcacaccccacagaagatggaagatcattaGACGATGCTTTTCCAGATAAGGAAATCATGGTAGTTGAAGAAGGAAACTCTGTGAACACATGgcaattatattttgatggagCAACCAATCAAAGAGGGTATAGGGCAAgagtgttattaataacacctAACAAGCTCTATTCACCTTCATCTTTTTGACTTGATTTTCCAtgcaccaataatattgctgaatatgaagcatgtGCAATCAATCTGGACTGGAGATAGCTCTGACAATTGGGATAAAAAAGATCCAAGTGTTTGGTGACTTATCCATTGTAATCTGCCAAACTCATgggaaatggaagaccagagatgagaaattgaagccttatcaagaatatctgGAGAAGATCTCTAAACACTTTGAAAAAATCTCTTTCGAATACTACCAGAGAAATAGTAACCGGTTCACCGATGCTCTTGCAACAATAGCATCAATGGTTGAGTGTAGTCCTATGGCCCAAGTAAGACCTTTTCTGgttgaaagaaaggtaaagCCCATCTATCACGGCTcagtgaatgccttgacaacagatggaagatcttggtttgctcctattgtggacttcatcagggaagggaaatATCCTATGGAAGCAGCATcaggagaaaagaagtttcttaCAAAATTTGCCACCCAATTCACATTACAAGGCGATTTGCTATACAAAAGATCGTTTGATGGAATTCAtctattgtgtgtggatgaagaatagGCGCAGACAATAATAGAAGAAATGCATCAAGGTATCTGTGGGCCTCATATAAATGCAAAAATGTTagccaagaaaatcctaaaattaGGATAATAGTGGCGCATAATGGAGGCAGACTGCGTAGATTTCGTTcggaaatgccacaaatgtcagatatttgccaatatcatacatattccGCTGACGAAATTCCTTCCTTCAGttccccttggccattctctacatggggtattgatgttataggaaaaattaaTCACAAAGCCTTAAATGGTCATGACTTCATACTAGTAGCaattgactatttcaccaaatgggtggaagcacaGTCATATTCAGTCCTCACTGCTGCAAAGGTGGCTAAGTTTATAAAAGAGAACATCATTTGTCGACATGAGATGCTGCAACAACTGATATTTGACCAGGGCACTCATTTTTTAGCGCAAGTCGATAGAAGATGGCAAATACACATAGAGATTGGGTGGATCACTTACCATATGCACTATGGGCATATAGAACGTCACTTCAAACTTCTACAGGGGCAACTCTGTATTCCCTTGTATACGGAATGGAAGTTGTGTTGCCAATTGAGATACAAGTGCCCTCTCTTCGAGTCCTCATAGAAAGCAAGCTACCAAAAGGAGAATGGGTACAGGCTAAATATGATGAACTCAATCTGTTtgatgaaaaaagaatgaaagccatggacaatTTGAAAAAGTATCAGTTGAGAATGGCAAGAGCAACCAATAAAAATATTCGTCCTCACAATattgaagttggagatttggttctCAGAGAACAAAGAGCACCTCCACAAGATCTTCGGGGAAAATTCTGACCAAATTAGAGTGGTCCATTCACAGTAAAGAAAGTCTTGTCAGGAAAAGTTGTACTActcatggatttggatagaaATGAATTGTCAGGTTTggttaatatggatcaactgaaaaaatattatgtttaaattCAGGGGAACCACTTGAACTACGTTTGACCTGATTCCtcacaagggatacgtaggcaactcggCATGTTCGAGTGCTGTCTCATCTATACcaatatcttaaaaaaaaaaaattagggcattgattaaaaaaaaaaagagaagaaaagaaaaaaaaaaaagaaaaaaagaagatccGGAGTTATGTCTCAAGtgtccaagaaagaaagaaatgctttaagatcatcatctcaCCACTTGGCACCTTAATTACTAGATAGCTTGTTTTCCCTAGTAattcatttctccatcatcaatggTCTACAAAAAATCACCACTTGGCATTATCAATCACAAGTCAGATCATTCCCCCCTTGTGGTTCTTTTTGTTCCCCTTTCAATTGTAATATCTTATCTTTAGTAtacaagttggaattatgatgAAAAACTCATTGAgccatgaaatatttttctttctatcaaaagtatcttctcatagaacaaaaatatttgtgagcTTGTTGCCATGTCTTGTATatgtttattttactttttttgatCAAGTTGTTCGCTTCTATCATCCAGGAACAAATCAATTATGGCGTTTCCCTATGCAAATACTTTGGATGAGACTCTACGCAGGTGGACCGTGAATATGAACGTGGATGATTTTAGGctattggaataaaaaaatcttcagGTCCTTAGCCAGATTCGCTACATGGAATTATGTCATAACTTGTTGAAGGAAGTTCCAAAGCATTGGGATTGTAACCTGCACGTGTTCAAATTTGGGTCAGTAGAAATTTGTCCAACTCTGGAGGAATTTAGAGCCTGCTTGCTCTCTCCACCCAAAGGGAAGCTTTTTTGTCCTACCCTGCAAGTAGACTACACCAAGGATATCCAAGAATTCTTCGGATGGAACAGAAAggaaattaagaagttcatggtTTTCTAGAAAATAGACATCTTTAAAGTGGCTAAAGCTTTTTCTCGATACAGATATTTGGAAGGAATGGATCAGTGGCGTAGAGGTAATGGCTATCTATTTTGTATGATAGCTCGATACTTGTTTCGTTATCCTGGACGTGGAGCTGTTCCCGCCATCATCAAAATAGTGTTACAACTTTGAGAAGGTTGCGACATTGTTCCTACAATATTGGCTGAAACACTTAAGGGGTTGGACCAGATGGTCATTTCTGGGAAATTTGGTACAAATGACTACATGGGGTGTCCTGCTGCTTTCCAACCTTGGTTGACTGAGAAACTACAACTGTTAAGGCCTTTCCAACATAGTAAGTTGACAGCCATCCAGTACCAGACAAGGAGGGAAATTCCATAATTCCACTTAATTTCTAGTTGGCAAAAGTATCTTCAAGAGAAAACTGAAGATAATATCAGATGGACCTATCAGTGGTCACCAATTGAGAATCCCATTATGAATACCCTAGGGTGCAATTATGTTAGGCTGATGGgtttgactcacacatccttttatctACCTACTCATCGACAACGGCAATATCAGTTACCTCAAATAGATCTAGGAGAAGTAGTGAAATTTATCCCACGGAGAAGCTATCCACTGGTGTCATAGATTTGCTGACAAATTTATGGCAAAGGCAGTTGGTGTAAGgtcttttagaagaaaaaagttCCAAACGCTTAAGACCGTTGAAGATCTGGCTTTTTGGTTTATTGTATTTCCATGTAACTGTTTTTCATTTGTTGTAAATCGGAGCTTGGGgttgaaataaatttagccTTTTCTATCTACCTTCAAATGAGTGgtgggaataaaaaagaagggaatcgTGCATAACCTAAGCAAAAGAATAACATTGTTATAACATAACAAAATACCATCATCCATTGCATCCTTGCATGATATGTACTAACCTACGTTGgtttaggttaaaaaaaaataaaaggagaaaaaaaattttaagaatgaTATTTCTCTAATAGTGCCATAAGTGCAACTTTAGTGTTTAAGTGACGCAAAAAGAGCGTCATTTCTATAAACaatgccagaaagtgccaattacATTGTgaggatgatataataagaatgtcatctccatgacagtgccagaaagtgccaattcctTGACCACAATGCCATTATAGGAATAACATTTCTCTGACAGTACTATAAGTGTGACTTCAGTGTTCAAGTGACGGAAAAAGAGCATCATTTCTACaaacagtgccagaaagtgccaattacattgtaaagatgatataataagaatgtcatctccatgacagcgccagaaagtgccaattcctTGACCAATATGCCATTGTAAGAATGGCATTTCAATGCCAAGATGCATATGAAAATCCTTTTTCCTCAACAACGCCAGAAAGTGCCGATTGCATTGACCAGATGATATAATTAGGGTATCATCTCCATAACAGTGCCAAAAAGTGCCAATTTCAGCCTCATTTTCCATgataatattggaaaatattaatcTTAATGTCAATTTTCAGATCAGAAGTATGAAGAAAGGCCTGACCTCGCTTGTGTGAGGATAATGAGCTTCGTAAACCTCTCCTTGTGAAAAGAGTGATGTGGGTTCAACAATCTCTATTGAGTGAGAATCGCCACTTGGATCAAGGTCTAGGCCCCAtagttaaaataaaacaaactaacTCAAAAATGAACTGGTCTACTATAAGTCAGAGATCCAGAACCAAAGTTATGGGCATCCAAAGTTTCCAAACATAATATAGAAAGGCCTGACCTAGCTTATGTAAGGATAATGAGCTTCGCAGACCTCTCCTTGTGCAAAGAGCAATGCGATCTCTATTGAGTGAGAATCGCTACTTGGATCAAGGTCTAGGACCCATagctcaaaataaaacaaactgactTAAAAATGAACTGGTCTACTGTAAGTTACGGTTCATGTCAGGTTGCAATCCAAGCAAGGCGTTAGGCAGCTCGCTCTACCTGGTAAAAATTGGACTTTAACCCTCGGTATTACATGTTCTGAATAAGTCGACTTTGAAATTATGTAGAcacaaattttgtcccccctcggcaatgatgaattacagGTAATGAAGAGATATATACTTTCTCTTtcaaaaagaagttgaattttcagCACAAATCTAGTctatcccagaacttgtgattGGTGAAAATTTAGATAATCCAGGGAAGATGACCGAAAGTGGTCATTAATGTCGTTTGTTAAAATGCGACAATCGAGCCTAGCAGGTGCTTGATTCCggtatcattggaaagtattcgAAAGTACggtctcattgatatcttgtatgaaaaaaacgAATACCCAGGTGTGCCGTAATgcctacttgaactttgaatcAGTTAAACCAGAAagaaccaacccaaaccaaaccaaacccaaccctaaaccctgaaccaaaccaacccaaatcaaaccaaaccctaaactcttaaccaaaccaaaccaaaccctaaacctcgaaccctgaaccaaaccaaacaaaacccaaccctaaaccctgaaccaaaccaacccaaaccaaaccaaaccaaaccaaaccaaaccctaaaccctgaaccaaaccaaaccaacccaaaccaaacctaaaccagaccaaaccttagACCCGACCAAACTCTAAACCAGACCCTAGACCAGACTagaccctaaactagaccaaaccctgaaccagactagaccctgaaccaaaccagaccctaGACCAAACCCGACCCTAGACTAGATCAAACCCTGAACCATACCAAACCCTAGACCAGACCAGACCCTGAACCATACCAAACCATGAACCAGACCAGACcctgaaccgaaccaaaccctaaaccctaatttaaaccctaaaccctaaccaaaaccctaaaccctaatttaaaccctaaacctaatcaaaaacctaaaccctaaacccaactagAACCCGAACCTTAAACCTTACaatcaaaccaaaattaaaccttaaaatcaaacttaaatcaaaccataatcaaaccaaaatcaaaccttaaatcaaaccataatcaaaccttaaacaAACTTAAATTAAGCCCTAAAATCAAACCAGATTCAAActttaatcaaaccttaattaaattaaaatcaaaccaaattcaaactttaatcaaaccttaatcaaactataatcaaaccttaaatcaaaccatactcaaacccttgatcaaaccataattgaaattaaaattaaaccttaaaatcaagCTATGatcaaacctta is part of the Macadamia integrifolia cultivar HAES 741 chromosome 9, SCU_Mint_v3, whole genome shotgun sequence genome and encodes:
- the LOC122089690 gene encoding coiled-coil domain-containing protein 1-like — protein: MDPDTPIHSSTGLVHSSTRSVNLIDGKEESQIDPTTLVVPTIEDVMLDMIRAMVVLTIGEMISDEIHLIHIGGESDSDDSDTEIVNAIRRNVPDVDPTDIILPIFPSNDDSEEEEDRNEYHLIHIGGENDSDTEEICVIVNAIRGNVPDGDPTYIIRPIFPSDNDSEEEEYEDEDIEGDQESGNEDLEGDLVEKDKENEDLEEEFGEENEDNQDSESAYFEFEFEEDNEEENPSCDNVLYLLNQMCEDMLVTEKVLRKVAVRQETV